The Mauremys reevesii isolate NIE-2019 linkage group 1, ASM1616193v1, whole genome shotgun sequence genome has a segment encoding these proteins:
- the LOC120371475 gene encoding olfactory receptor 51G2-like codes for MSAVNDTNFNSAVFLLTGIPGQEDVYLWISIPFCLVYVISIVGNSVILFIIKTDPNLHEPMYIFLSMLAVTDLGLLIATIPTILGIFLFNSKEISVDACFAQLFFIHSLQCIESSVLLLMAFDRFVAICNPLRYAAILTLQRIVKMGLVFVLRSVALIFPLPFLLKRYQYCRANILSHSYCLHQEVMKMACSDITVNNIYGLSVAISTMGLDSLLIFLSYVMILKTVLSIASHAECLRALNTCVSHLCAVLLFYIPEIGLALIHRFGNNSSHLLQIILGYVYRLVPPLIHPIVYSVKSKHLRARIIRVFIK; via the coding sequence atgtcagctgtcaatgacacaaacttcaactctgcagtgttccttctcactgggatacctgggcaggaagacgTCTATCTCTGGATCTCTATCCCCTTTTGCTTAGTGTATGTTATTtcaatagtaggaaattcagtcattctgttcattataaaaacagatccaaacctccatgagcccatgtacattttcctttccatgttggctgtcacagaccttggcttattgATAGCCACCATACCGACGATACTGGGCATATTCTTGTTTAACTCTAAGGAGATCAGCGTTGATGCGTGTTTTGCCCAGCTCTTCTTCATCCACTCCCTTCAGTGCATTGAATcctctgtgctcttgttgatggcATTTGACCGCTTCGTTGCGATCTGTAACCCGCTGAGATATGCTGCCATCTTAACCCTACAGAGAATAGTCAAGATGGGACTGGTGTTTGTGCTAAGATCCGTGGCCCTAATAttcccactcccctttctccttaaACGGTACCAATACTGTCGAGCCAATATCCTCTCTcattcctactgcctgcaccaggaAGTCATGAAAATGGCTTGTTCGGACATCACAGTGAACAACATCTATGGCTTGTCTGTTGCAATTTCAACGATGGGTTTGGACTCGCTGCTCATTttcctctcttatgtgatgatcctcaaaacagtgctgagcatcGCATCCCATGCAGAGTGCCTCAGGGCCCTGAACACCTgtgtctcccacctctgtgccgtCCTGCTCTTCTATATACCAGAGATTGGGCTGGCTCTGATACATAGATTCGGGAATAACTCTTCTCACTTGCTTCAGATTATCCTGGGCTACGTCTACCGGCTGGTTCCTCCCCTGATACATCCAATCGTGTAcagcgtgaaaagcaaacaccttcgtgcGAGGATAATCAGAGTGTTCATCAAGTGA